Proteins encoded within one genomic window of Besnoitia besnoiti strain Bb-Ger1 chromosome II, whole genome shotgun sequence:
- a CDS encoding SAG-related sequence (encoded by transcript BESB_034260) — MIVLLLLTSTAARESLYGVAAQDAQECSSKDNPLYLRVTSNVKPIKFKCSGKTSKLGIHGADHACVDSDCNNAPIPIKDLVKLTGNDGAGYDLQLVKANQEPQTIYFNCVSDAVVARRDRRVQDASAQEICKVQVSLLDETKKFAEKTVAQCGKDIGTVDIDIRSAPMAKAFTCGDDGTITPRNFEQVFKGPTGEEVGLQEMLSSGKLFESGMLDKKVVYTLSLEALPPEETQLVYKCTYPNEVGVRSPGPEAAAKECIVTVNVAAANTPKLPNDGTQPPPTNPAKGAPTSSVELNARGHIAGAFAVSIPAMAVSWVF; from the exons ATGATTGTCCTCTTACTCCTGACTTCAACTGCTGCGCGGGAATCGCTTTATGGTGTCGCGGCTCAAGATGCCCAGGAATGTTCGTCAAAAGACAACCCGCTGTACCTACGGGTGACTTCAAACGTTAAACCTATAAAATTCAAGTGTAGCGGAAAAACTTCAAAGTTGGGGATCCATGGTGCAGATCATGCATGCGTCGACTCGGACTGCAACAATGCTCCAATCCCAATAAAGGACCTCGTGAAGCTCACAGGAAACGACGGCGCCGGATACGACCTACAGCTTGTCAAGGCAAATCAAGAACCGCAGACCATCTACTTCAATTGCGTTTCCGACGCTGTGGTTGCACGACGCGATAGAAGGGTACAGGATGCCTCGGCACAGGAGATATGCAAGGTCCAGGTTTCGCTTTTGGATGAGACGAAAAAATTCGCGGAAAAAA CTGTAGCGCAGTGCGGTAAAGATATCGGGACAGTGGACATTGACATACGCTCCGCCCCAATGGCGAAGGCGTTCACATGTGGTGATGACGGAACCATAACTCCTCGCAACTTTGAGCAAGTCTTCAAGGGCCCAACGGGAGAGGAGGTAGGACTGCAGGAGATGCTCTCGTCAGGAAAGCTTTTCGAGAGTGGCATGCTGGACAAAAAAGTGGTCTACACTCTTTCGCTGGAAGCGCTGCCCCCAGAGGAGACTCAACTCGTCTACAAGTGCACATACCCAAATGAGGTGGGTGTGCGTTCTCCCGGTCCTGAAGCGGCAGCAAAGGAGTGCATAGTGACTGTTAATGTTGCCGCAGCGAATACACCCAAGTTACCTAACGACGGGACACAACCCCCGCCGACAAACCCAGCCAAAGGCGCGCCGACAAGCTCAGTAGAACTGAACGCACGGGGGCACATTGCCGGCGCATTTGCTGTGAGCATCCCGGCCATGGCTGTTTCTTGGGTATTTTGA
- a CDS encoding SAG-related sequence (encoded by transcript BESB_034270), translating to MRKTPTQKAQTIYFKCVSNADSDAPSEGAQGRSLAAAAAARDVCKVQVALWRNPETLKPESVKECTKEAGKVFIAITSAPATASFTCGDNGTMTPRIFERTFQESSQEYTVKLTDLLSGKLAEGGETDDKPIYTLTVKELPKDPATFYYKCAYPGDKPAPPEGLPPSVCTVSVSVAAANPPVPPSKVTRSTSTSTSETTSSAEMSGQHLRAGIIVIGIAVTVGAQAGP from the exons ATGCGTAAAACTCCTACCCAGAAGGCACAAACCATTTACTTCAAGTGCGTCTCCAATGCCGACTCCGACGCTCCCTCTGAAGGTGCCCAGGGAAGGTCtctcgcagcagcggctgctgcgagaGACGTCTGCAAAGTGCAAGTGGCTCTCTGGCGGAATCCGGAAACACTCAAGCCAGAGA GTGTGAAAGAGTGCACGAAAGAGGCCGGGAAGGTGTTTATCGCCATCACTTCTGCACCAGCAACTGCCTCGTTCACGTGTGGTGACAATGGAACGATGACCCCAAGAATCTTCGAGCGCACATTCCAGGAGTCGTCCCAGGAATACACTGTCAAACTGACGGACTTACTCTCTGGCAAGCTGGCCGAAGGGGGAGAGACGGACGATAAGCCTATCTACACCTTGACCGTGAAAGAGTTGCCGAAAGATCCGGCAACGTTCTACTACAAATGCGCTTATCCAGGCGACAAACCTGCGCCACCAGAGGGACTCCCACCTTCAGTTTGCACAGTGTCCGtgagcgtggcggcggcgaatcCACCCGTCCCGCCTAGCAAGGTCACGAGGTCGACCTCCACTTCGACCTCAGAGACGACGAGCTCGGCAGAAATGTCTGGGCAGCATCTCCGTGCAGGTATTATTGTTATCGGTATAGCAGTCACGGTGGGAGCACAAGCAGGACCGTGA